A region of Plantactinospora sp. BC1 DNA encodes the following proteins:
- a CDS encoding S8 family peptidase has translation MDSDSVDPGRPTEPLPAEFGSAEQNADGGDRASPLSPVPTSPSLVTDSVIARPLQERMRESGEEPIGVVIELRTRYVGGVRRAQSRVTELIREVADAETPVWPIGSYVSTALTAAQIRALVAADAEEAEEVAQEQAEMESGLAEQAPYSGPATEEPSASTVGAGPAPRSAIHRIWPNFEVQPLIHRSVVTTKCQAAHRAFNAYGQDIVWAVLDSGIDERHGHFQRHGNLALTPPLAHRSFVGDSDAEATRDVAGHGTHVAGILAGEQIVADDQDPLTAATFYQPEAGDLRTERLRLRSISGMAPRCRLLSCKILRDDGSGDMAAVLAALEYIQELNDHGRELLVHGVNLSVGYPFDPTWFATGLSPICREVDRLVQSGVVVVAAAGNTGYGYVIDAGGRRMRTAFDLTINDPGNAELAITVGATSCRPHASGVSYFSSKGPTGDGRAKPDLVAPGERVISAGTGRLLDQARLGVPGATYVENSGTSMAAPHVSGVAAAFMSVHQEFIGRPHRVKRALLDSATDLGRDPSFQGRGLVDAMRALQSV, from the coding sequence ATGGACTCCGACAGCGTCGACCCGGGCCGTCCGACGGAGCCGCTGCCCGCCGAGTTCGGTTCGGCCGAGCAGAACGCCGACGGCGGCGACCGGGCGAGCCCGCTCTCGCCGGTGCCGACCTCACCCAGCCTGGTCACCGACTCGGTCATCGCCCGGCCATTGCAGGAGCGGATGCGGGAGTCGGGCGAGGAGCCGATCGGCGTGGTGATCGAGCTGCGCACCCGCTACGTCGGCGGCGTGCGCCGGGCACAGTCCCGGGTGACGGAGCTGATCCGGGAGGTCGCTGACGCCGAGACGCCGGTCTGGCCGATCGGCTCGTACGTCAGCACCGCCCTGACCGCCGCGCAGATCCGCGCCCTGGTCGCCGCCGACGCCGAGGAGGCCGAGGAGGTCGCCCAGGAGCAGGCGGAGATGGAGTCCGGGCTGGCGGAGCAGGCACCATATTCCGGCCCGGCCACCGAGGAGCCGTCGGCGTCGACGGTCGGCGCCGGTCCGGCCCCGCGCTCGGCGATCCACCGCATCTGGCCCAACTTCGAGGTCCAGCCGCTCATCCACCGCTCGGTGGTGACCACCAAGTGCCAGGCGGCACACCGGGCCTTCAACGCGTACGGCCAGGACATCGTCTGGGCGGTACTCGACTCCGGCATCGACGAGCGGCACGGGCACTTCCAGCGGCACGGCAACCTGGCCCTGACCCCGCCACTGGCGCACCGGTCCTTCGTCGGCGACAGTGACGCCGAGGCGACCAGGGACGTGGCCGGGCACGGCACGCACGTCGCCGGGATCCTGGCCGGCGAGCAGATCGTCGCCGACGACCAGGATCCGCTGACCGCCGCCACCTTCTATCAGCCGGAGGCGGGTGACCTGCGTACCGAGCGGCTGCGCCTGCGGTCGATCAGCGGGATGGCGCCGCGCTGCCGGCTGCTCTCCTGCAAGATCCTCCGGGACGACGGCTCCGGTGACATGGCGGCGGTGCTGGCCGCGCTGGAGTACATCCAGGAACTCAACGACCACGGCCGGGAACTCCTCGTGCACGGGGTCAACCTGTCGGTCGGCTATCCCTTCGACCCGACCTGGTTCGCCACCGGTCTCAGCCCGATCTGCCGCGAGGTCGACCGGCTGGTGCAGTCCGGCGTGGTCGTGGTGGCGGCGGCCGGCAACACCGGCTACGGCTACGTCATCGACGCCGGTGGCCGGCGGATGCGGACGGCGTTCGACCTGACCATCAACGATCCCGGCAACGCCGAGCTGGCCATCACGGTCGGCGCCACCTCGTGCCGGCCGCACGCCTCCGGCGTCTCCTACTTCTCCTCCAAGGGTCCGACCGGGGACGGCCGGGCCAAGCCGGATCTGGTGGCCCCGGGTGAGCGGGTGATCAGCGCCGGTACCGGCCGACTGCTCGACCAGGCGCGGCTGGGCGTCCCCGGCGCGACCTACGTGGAGAACTCCGGCACCTCCATGGCGGCACCGCACGTCTCCGGGGTGGCAGCGGCGTTCATGTCGGTGCACCAGGAGTTCATCGGCCGCCCGCACCGGGTCAAGCGGGCGCTGCTCGACTCCGCCACCGACCTCGGTCGGGATCCTTCGTTCCAGGGCCGTGGCCTCGTCGACGCGATGCGGGCCCTCCAGTCGGTCTGA
- a CDS encoding carbohydrate ABC transporter permease — MADHPGSTGVRDRPEAAGAADRPGTAGARRRAGAGWRRPGLAYLLLLPAFVLELLVHLVPMAVGVWMSFRELTQFFIRNWSAAPWAGLRNYRVALDVDSAIGAALLRSLWITLAYALLAVAGSWLLGFVAALLLQRPMRSRGLLRTLFLVPYALPGYAAVIAWNFLLQRDNGMLNHLLVENLHLTDDRAFWLLGDRSFVAVVMVSIWRHWPFAFLIIMAGMQNIPTELYEAAAIDGAGPAQQIRRVTLPMLRPVNLVLALVLFLWTFNDFTTPFVLFGEATPDQADLISVHIYQSSFVTWNFGLGSAMSVLLLLFLLLLTTGYLLLTSRRRRRAV; from the coding sequence GTGGCTGACCACCCCGGCTCGACCGGGGTACGTGACCGCCCCGAGGCGGCCGGGGCAGCCGACCGCCCCGGGACGGCCGGGGCACGTCGTCGGGCCGGTGCCGGTTGGCGCCGGCCCGGCCTGGCGTACCTGCTCTTGCTGCCGGCGTTCGTACTGGAGTTGCTGGTCCACCTGGTGCCGATGGCCGTCGGCGTCTGGATGAGCTTCCGCGAACTGACCCAGTTCTTCATCCGCAACTGGTCGGCGGCACCCTGGGCGGGACTGCGCAACTACCGGGTGGCGCTCGACGTCGACTCCGCGATCGGTGCCGCGCTGCTCCGCTCGCTCTGGATCACCCTGGCGTACGCCCTGCTGGCGGTCGCCGGCTCGTGGCTGCTCGGCTTCGTCGCCGCCCTGCTGCTCCAGCGCCCGATGCGCAGCCGGGGACTGCTGCGCACCCTCTTCCTCGTCCCGTACGCGCTGCCCGGGTACGCCGCGGTGATCGCCTGGAACTTCCTGCTCCAGCGGGACAACGGGATGCTCAACCACCTGCTGGTGGAGAACCTGCACCTCACCGACGACCGGGCGTTCTGGCTGCTCGGCGACCGCAGCTTCGTCGCCGTGGTGATGGTGTCGATCTGGCGGCACTGGCCGTTCGCCTTCCTGATCATCATGGCCGGGATGCAGAACATCCCGACCGAGCTATACGAGGCGGCGGCGATCGACGGCGCCGGGCCGGCGCAGCAGATCCGCCGGGTCACCCTGCCGATGCTGCGACCGGTCAACCTGGTGCTGGCGCTGGTGCTCTTCCTCTGGACGTTCAACGACTTCACCACCCCGTTCGTGCTGTTCGGCGAGGCGACGCCGGACCAGGCCGACCTGATATCGGTGCACATCTACCAGTCCTCCTTCGTCACCTGGAACTTCGGGCTCGGCTCGGCGATGTCCGTGTTGCTGCTGCTCTTCCTGCTCCTGCTCACCACCGGATACCTGCTGCTGACCTCCCGGAGGCGCCGCCGTGCTGTTTGA
- a CDS encoding carbohydrate ABC transporter permease has protein sequence MLFEPRWFRWVRWVGLAFFTVIVLLPLYVMATSAAKPLRDVQGEFHWWPTELTLSPFAEIWRTIPLGRYFLNSVLVSTAAAVCSVLVAVFAAYAISRFRFPGRALFSVTVLSTQMFPGILFLLPLFLIYVNIDQLTGITLYGTRFGLVITYLTFSLPFSIWMLVGYFNSIPRELDEAALVDGAGPIGALLRVVVPVATPGIVAVAIYAFVTAWSEVLFASIMTSEQSRTLPVGLQLYSTQAGVYWNQVMAASLVVSVPVAAGFLMLQRFLVQGLTAGAVK, from the coding sequence GTGCTGTTTGAGCCCCGCTGGTTCCGCTGGGTCCGCTGGGTGGGCCTGGCCTTCTTCACCGTCATCGTGCTGCTGCCGCTCTACGTGATGGCGACCTCGGCGGCGAAACCGCTGCGGGACGTGCAGGGCGAGTTCCACTGGTGGCCGACCGAGCTGACGCTGAGCCCGTTCGCCGAGATCTGGCGGACCATCCCGCTCGGCCGGTACTTCCTGAACAGCGTGCTGGTCTCCACCGCCGCCGCGGTCTGCTCGGTGCTGGTCGCGGTCTTCGCCGCGTACGCGATCAGCCGGTTCCGGTTTCCCGGCCGGGCCCTCTTCTCGGTCACCGTGCTCTCCACCCAGATGTTCCCCGGCATCCTCTTCCTGCTGCCGCTCTTCCTCATCTACGTCAACATCGACCAGCTCACCGGCATCACCCTGTACGGCACCCGGTTCGGTCTGGTCATCACCTACCTGACCTTCTCGCTGCCGTTCTCCATCTGGATGCTGGTCGGCTACTTCAACTCGATCCCCCGGGAACTCGACGAGGCGGCGCTGGTCGACGGCGCCGGGCCGATCGGCGCGCTGCTCCGGGTGGTGGTGCCGGTCGCCACCCCGGGGATCGTGGCGGTCGCCATCTACGCCTTCGTGACGGCGTGGAGCGAGGTGCTCTTCGCCTCGATCATGACCAGCGAGCAGAGCCGTACCCTGCCGGTCGGGCTCCAGCTCTATTCCACCCAGGCCGGTGTCTACTGGAACCAGGTGATGGCCGCCTCGCTGGTGGTCAGCGTGCCGGTCGCGGCCGGATTCCTGATGCTGCAACGCTTCCTGGTGCAGGGCCTGACCGCCGGCGCCGTGAAGTGA
- a CDS encoding ABC transporter substrate-binding protein, producing MRFRKVGATAAAVLLLMPLAACGDDGGGGGDGKTLTYWASNQGPSLDEDRKVLQPELDKFTQQTGIKVELEVIGWPDLLNRILAATTSGQGPDVLNIGNTWSASLQATGAFLPFESAELEPLGGPARFLGPSFSATGAAGQPPTSVPLYGLAYGLFYHKRLFAEAGIDSPPKNWTEFVAAGKKLTKGDQWGLAVEGASYTENAHHAFIFGQQHGAEFFDDAGKPHFTGHHHVMAVKQYIDFMATHRIANPSNAEYSTPNQPIGDFAKGKAAMLLWQSNAMSLLAAAGMKPDEYGVAPIPIADPLPAGGRRVNSHVAGINVSIFKNTDNRDGALELVKFLTSSEEQRILNKAFGSLPVVKDAYDDPAFQTPLIKVFQDVLGNTAAPLPQVPEESKFETTVGSGMRDLFTKVASGQPVGEPEIAAALEKAQQEMGTGG from the coding sequence ATGCGATTTCGGAAGGTCGGCGCGACCGCTGCGGCGGTGTTGCTGCTGATGCCGCTGGCCGCCTGCGGCGACGACGGCGGTGGCGGTGGCGACGGCAAGACCCTCACCTACTGGGCCAGCAACCAGGGGCCGAGCCTGGACGAGGACCGGAAGGTCCTGCAACCGGAACTCGACAAGTTCACCCAGCAGACCGGGATCAAGGTCGAGCTGGAGGTGATCGGCTGGCCGGACCTGCTCAACCGGATCCTGGCCGCGACCACCTCCGGGCAGGGACCCGACGTACTCAACATCGGCAACACCTGGTCCGCCTCGTTGCAGGCCACGGGGGCGTTCCTGCCGTTCGAGTCCGCGGAGTTGGAGCCGCTCGGCGGCCCCGCCCGGTTCCTCGGGCCGAGCTTCTCGGCGACCGGCGCCGCCGGACAGCCGCCTACCTCGGTCCCGCTCTACGGCCTGGCGTACGGGCTCTTCTACCACAAGCGGCTCTTCGCCGAGGCCGGCATCGACAGCCCGCCGAAGAACTGGACCGAGTTCGTCGCCGCCGGAAAGAAGCTGACCAAGGGCGACCAGTGGGGGCTGGCGGTCGAGGGGGCGAGCTACACCGAGAACGCGCACCACGCCTTCATCTTCGGCCAGCAGCACGGGGCGGAATTCTTCGACGACGCCGGCAAGCCGCACTTCACCGGGCATCACCACGTCATGGCGGTCAAGCAGTACATCGACTTCATGGCCACCCACAGGATCGCCAACCCCAGCAACGCCGAGTACAGCACGCCGAACCAGCCGATCGGTGACTTCGCCAAGGGCAAGGCCGCGATGCTGCTCTGGCAGAGCAACGCGATGAGCCTGCTCGCCGCCGCCGGGATGAAGCCCGACGAGTACGGTGTCGCCCCGATCCCGATCGCCGACCCGCTGCCGGCCGGCGGCCGGCGGGTGAACAGCCACGTGGCCGGGATCAACGTCTCGATCTTCAAGAACACCGACAACCGGGACGGCGCGCTCGAACTGGTGAAGTTCCTGACCAGCAGCGAGGAGCAGCGGATCCTCAACAAGGCGTTCGGCTCGCTGCCGGTGGTCAAGGACGCCTACGACGACCCCGCCTTCCAGACCCCGCTGATCAAGGTCTTCCAGGACGTACTCGGCAACACCGCCGCGCCGCTGCCCCAGGTCCCCGAGGAGAGCAAGTTCGAGACCACGGTCGGCAGCGGGATGCGGGACCTGTTCACCAAGGTCGCCAGTGGACAGCCGGTCGGTGAACCGGAGATCGCGGCGGCGCTGGAAAAGGCCCAGCAGGAGATGGGCACCGGTGGCTGA
- a CDS encoding response regulator transcription factor: MTPGDAPGHQPPAPDAEPAATGRQPPASGVEPAIRVLLVDDDALVRTGLRLMLGGAPDIEIVGEAADGADVADAVTRLRPDVVLMDVRMPLLDGIAATRAITARSGHRPEVIVLTTFDADATILDALRNGAAGFLVKHTPPEQIVDAVRRAAAGEPVLSPTVARTLIDHVAGVAPHRRTDQRRQQARERFGLLSERERAVAVAVAEGLSNGEIADRLFLSVGTVKAYVSSALAKLDLDNRIQLALLAHDAADE, from the coding sequence ATGACTCCGGGCGACGCACCGGGCCACCAGCCGCCCGCACCGGATGCCGAGCCGGCGGCGACGGGTCGCCAGCCCCCCGCGTCGGGTGTCGAGCCGGCCATCCGGGTACTGCTCGTCGACGATGATGCGCTGGTCCGGACCGGGCTGCGGCTGATGCTCGGCGGGGCACCCGACATCGAGATCGTCGGCGAGGCGGCGGACGGTGCCGACGTCGCCGACGCGGTGACCCGGCTGCGCCCGGACGTGGTGCTGATGGACGTCCGGATGCCGCTGCTCGACGGGATCGCGGCGACCCGGGCGATCACCGCCCGATCCGGGCACCGTCCGGAGGTCATCGTGCTGACCACCTTCGACGCCGACGCGACGATCCTCGACGCGCTCCGCAACGGCGCGGCCGGATTCCTGGTCAAGCACACCCCGCCGGAGCAGATCGTCGACGCGGTGCGCCGGGCCGCCGCCGGTGAGCCGGTACTCTCCCCGACGGTCGCCCGTACCCTGATCGACCACGTGGCGGGCGTCGCCCCGCACCGCCGTACGGACCAGCGCCGGCAGCAGGCCCGGGAACGGTTCGGGCTGCTCTCCGAACGGGAGCGGGCGGTCGCGGTGGCGGTGGCCGAGGGGCTGTCGAACGGCGAGATCGCCGACCGGCTGTTCCTCTCCGTCGGCACGGTCAAGGCGTACGTCTCCAGCGCGCTGGCCAAGCTCGACCTGGACAACCGGATCCAGCTCGCGCTGCTCGCCCACGACGCGGCCGACGAGTAG
- a CDS encoding ATP-binding protein, translating to MLQAEFDGDQVAEVRRALTECLLVAGLTGERLDDFVTAVNEAMTNAVRHGGGRGELRFWRRRHLICEIRDYGRGFGDPQPTVPTSRPRPSASGGMGLWLAQELADSIEVRSDADGVRVRLSMAVTGPADVPAASGPDGTAGFGPSHA from the coding sequence TTGCTCCAGGCCGAATTCGACGGGGACCAGGTCGCCGAGGTACGCCGCGCGCTGACCGAGTGCCTCCTCGTGGCCGGCTTGACCGGGGAGCGGCTGGACGACTTCGTGACCGCGGTCAACGAGGCGATGACCAACGCGGTCCGGCACGGTGGCGGAAGGGGCGAGCTGCGGTTCTGGCGGCGACGGCACCTGATCTGTGAGATCCGGGACTACGGGAGGGGCTTCGGCGATCCTCAACCGACCGTTCCGACCAGCCGTCCCCGCCCCTCCGCCAGCGGCGGGATGGGGCTCTGGCTGGCGCAGGAACTCGCCGACTCGATCGAGGTGCGCAGCGACGCCGACGGGGTCCGGGTACGGCTGAGCATGGCCGTCACCGGCCCGGCCGACGTACCGGCGGCGTCCGGACCGGACGGCACCGCTGGCTTCGGCCCGAGTCACGCCTAG
- the fusA gene encoding elongation factor G, with translation MRTELHRNVSHPLGLLRNLGILAHVDAGKTTTTERILYATGATYKRGEVHDGTTVTDFDTQERDRGITIFAAAVSCEWAGHRINLIDTPGHVDFADEVERALRVLDGAIAVFDGVAGVEPQSESVWRQADRHGVPRIAFVNKLDRAGADLDAAVRSIRDRLRVTPLVVQLPIGREDDFTGVVDLVTMRSLVWADGAETPVEGPVPDELRAEAERRRRVLVEAVAERHPAALEEYCERSTLAAETLRGALRDLTRDGDGVVVLCGSAYHNRGIEPLLDAAVGYLPSPLDVPAVRGSTSDGERRERPADPAAPFTALVFKVNSTGTGRLSYLRVYAGTVRKGGVVLDAGAGRTERVSRILRVQADRHTEVDRAAAGDIVAVVGLKSARVGTTLCAPEAPLLLEPPTAADPVVSVAVEARRSTDTGRLASALARLVEQDPSLAVRTDPETGQTVLSGMGELHLEVAVEKIRQDVGLEVTVGRPQVAYRETVVRGVTGLVYRHVKQDGGAGQWAHVVLDVAPLPGDPAAGDGDVPEFEFSSTVVGGRVPKEYVRAVEAGCRDALADGPLGGHPVIGLRVTLTDGATHVKDSSELAFRTAGRLALRAALAASEMVLLEPVVEVTVTVPDDAVGAVLGDLAARRGRVVGSTTRAGTVVVTATVPLAELFGYATRLRSRSQGRGTFSTRATGYQPVPGAVADSVPRG, from the coding sequence ATGCGTACCGAGCTGCACCGCAACGTTTCCCACCCGCTTGGTCTGCTGCGTAACCTGGGCATCCTCGCCCACGTCGACGCCGGCAAGACCACCACCACCGAACGGATCCTCTACGCCACCGGAGCCACCTACAAGCGCGGCGAGGTGCACGACGGGACGACCGTCACCGACTTCGACACCCAGGAACGCGACCGCGGCATCACCATCTTCGCCGCCGCCGTGAGCTGCGAGTGGGCCGGTCACCGGATCAACCTGATCGACACCCCGGGGCACGTCGACTTCGCCGACGAAGTGGAGCGGGCCCTGCGGGTACTCGACGGCGCGATCGCGGTCTTCGACGGTGTCGCCGGAGTCGAGCCGCAGAGCGAGTCGGTGTGGCGGCAGGCCGACCGGCACGGCGTACCCCGGATCGCCTTCGTCAACAAGCTGGACCGGGCCGGCGCCGACCTGGACGCGGCGGTCCGGTCGATCCGCGACCGGCTCCGGGTCACCCCGCTGGTGGTGCAACTGCCGATCGGCCGGGAGGACGACTTCACCGGCGTGGTGGACCTGGTCACGATGCGCTCGCTGGTCTGGGCCGACGGCGCGGAGACCCCCGTCGAGGGCCCGGTTCCCGACGAGCTGCGGGCGGAGGCGGAGCGGCGTCGTCGGGTACTGGTGGAGGCGGTCGCCGAGCGGCATCCGGCCGCGCTGGAGGAGTACTGCGAACGGTCGACGCTGGCCGCCGAGACGCTCCGGGGCGCGCTGCGGGACCTGACCCGGGACGGGGACGGCGTGGTGGTGCTCTGCGGTTCGGCGTACCACAACCGCGGCATCGAGCCACTGCTCGACGCGGCCGTCGGCTACCTGCCGTCACCGCTGGACGTCCCGGCGGTGCGCGGCAGCACCTCCGACGGCGAGCGGCGGGAGCGTCCCGCCGACCCGGCGGCGCCGTTCACCGCGCTCGTGTTCAAGGTCAACTCGACCGGTACCGGCCGGCTGAGCTACCTGCGGGTCTACGCCGGCACAGTCCGGAAGGGAGGAGTGGTGCTGGACGCCGGAGCCGGGCGTACCGAACGGGTCAGCCGGATCCTCCGGGTGCAGGCCGACCGGCACACCGAAGTGGACCGGGCGGCGGCCGGCGACATCGTCGCGGTGGTCGGGCTGAAGTCGGCACGGGTCGGTACGACGCTCTGCGCCCCCGAGGCGCCGCTGCTGCTCGAACCGCCGACCGCCGCCGACCCGGTGGTCTCGGTCGCCGTCGAGGCGCGCCGGAGCACCGACACCGGACGGTTGGCCTCGGCACTGGCCCGGCTGGTCGAGCAGGATCCCTCGCTGGCCGTCCGGACCGACCCGGAGACCGGCCAGACCGTGCTCTCCGGGATGGGAGAGCTGCACCTGGAGGTGGCGGTGGAGAAGATCCGCCAGGACGTGGGGCTGGAGGTGACCGTGGGACGGCCGCAGGTGGCCTACCGGGAGACCGTCGTGCGCGGCGTCACCGGACTGGTGTACCGGCACGTCAAGCAGGACGGTGGCGCCGGCCAGTGGGCGCACGTCGTCCTCGACGTGGCACCGCTTCCCGGCGATCCGGCGGCGGGCGACGGCGACGTACCGGAGTTCGAGTTCTCCTCGACGGTCGTCGGCGGCCGGGTCCCGAAGGAGTACGTCCGGGCGGTCGAGGCCGGCTGCCGGGACGCGCTCGCCGACGGGCCGCTCGGCGGCCACCCGGTGATCGGGTTGCGGGTCACCCTGACCGACGGTGCCACCCACGTGAAGGACTCCTCGGAGCTGGCGTTCCGTACGGCGGGCCGGCTCGCGCTGCGGGCGGCGCTCGCCGCCAGCGAGATGGTCCTGCTGGAACCGGTGGTCGAGGTGACGGTGACCGTGCCGGACGACGCCGTCGGCGCGGTGCTGGGCGACCTGGCCGCCCGGCGCGGCCGGGTCGTCGGCTCGACCACCCGGGCCGGCACCGTCGTGGTCACCGCGACCGTGCCGCTGGCCGAACTCTTCGGCTACGCGACCCGGCTGCGCAGCCGGAGCCAGGGCCGGGGAACGTTCAGCACCCGGGCCACCGGCTACCAGCCGGTGCCGGGCGCGGTCGCCGACTCGGTGCCGCGCGGCTGA
- a CDS encoding sensor histidine kinase, which translates to MDSVLFGLAVLYGVWTWRSAPLHYVDTIPGWMITIDPWVGAVGCLTLWWRRRFPILLGIAMVLIMALAATGLGAALVMVLTVAVHRNWLPATLVTVLHLVPSLLFGYENPPPGVTRGAYMTLILLMYLVPLGWGIAVRARRELIANLRREVDRARDEHRQRLAGARRAERERIAREMHDVLAHRISLISVHAGALAYRTTQADAGAGVPLKPGEVGGAIEVIRDNARQALVELGDVLAVLRPERGDRNGGSGPDPETGTAERSASHRSAPQPRLADIFRLVQEAQAAGQRVAFEMVCAPGAAESLRPAVQRTVYRTVQEGLTNARKHAGRAEVTVRVEVDPGTGVVATISNPLPSPRAAADLPGAGAGLTGLAERLALDGGTIEHGVVGGTFRLSTRLPWPA; encoded by the coding sequence GTGGATTCTGTGCTCTTCGGCCTGGCGGTGCTCTACGGGGTGTGGACCTGGCGCAGCGCTCCGCTGCACTACGTCGACACGATCCCCGGTTGGATGATCACGATCGACCCCTGGGTCGGCGCGGTCGGCTGCCTGACCCTGTGGTGGCGGCGGCGCTTCCCGATCCTGCTCGGCATCGCGATGGTGCTGATCATGGCGCTGGCGGCAACCGGGCTCGGCGCGGCCCTGGTCATGGTGCTCACCGTCGCGGTGCACCGCAACTGGCTGCCGGCCACGCTGGTCACCGTGCTGCACCTGGTGCCGTCGCTGTTGTTCGGGTACGAGAATCCGCCGCCCGGCGTCACCCGGGGGGCATACATGACGCTGATCCTGCTGATGTATCTGGTGCCGCTCGGCTGGGGGATCGCGGTCCGGGCCCGGCGGGAGCTGATCGCCAACCTGCGTCGCGAGGTCGACCGGGCGCGTGACGAACACCGGCAGCGGCTGGCCGGAGCCCGCCGGGCGGAACGGGAGCGGATCGCCCGGGAGATGCACGACGTACTCGCGCACCGGATCTCGCTGATCTCGGTGCACGCGGGCGCGCTGGCGTACCGGACGACCCAGGCCGACGCGGGGGCGGGTGTCCCACTCAAGCCGGGAGAGGTCGGCGGGGCGATCGAGGTGATCCGGGACAACGCCCGGCAGGCCCTCGTCGAGCTGGGCGACGTACTCGCCGTACTCCGGCCGGAGCGGGGGGACCGCAACGGCGGGAGCGGGCCGGACCCGGAAACCGGTACGGCCGAACGGTCGGCGTCGCACCGTTCGGCACCGCAGCCGAGGCTGGCCGACATCTTCCGACTGGTCCAGGAGGCACAGGCGGCGGGTCAGCGGGTCGCGTTCGAGATGGTCTGCGCGCCCGGTGCGGCCGAGTCACTCCGCCCGGCGGTGCAGCGTACGGTCTACCGCACCGTCCAGGAAGGACTGACCAACGCCCGGAAGCACGCCGGCCGGGCCGAGGTGACGGTACGGGTCGAGGTCGATCCCGGTACCGGCGTCGTCGCCACGATCAGCAATCCGTTGCCGTCGCCGCGGGCGGCCGCCGACCTGCCCGGGGCCGGTGCCGGGCTGACCGGGCTCGCCGAGCGGCTGGCCCTGGACGGCGGGACCATCGAGCACGGCGTGGTCGGCGGGACGTTCCGGCTCTCCACCCGGCTACCCTGGCCGGCATGA
- a CDS encoding SMP-30/gluconolactonase/LRE family protein yields MIRRNVLTGFAALGIAAAVGTPEKASAHSGRLFPDTFDLPDGWMPEGITIGELPFAYFGSRADGSIYRVNLATGKGRVLSQGPGAGFPSIGLKLDGRGRLFVAGGTAGTGRIVDAWSGRLLADLSFTTGTSFVNDVVLTPHSAYFTDSQNPVLYVVSTGRRATVRNLPLTGDIVYTTGNNANGICRTPDGRALLVVQSNTGLLFRVDPSSGVARQVDLGGELLTNGDGLLLEGRTLYAVLNRLNTVAVLRMSSDGRSGRIVARLTDPRFDIPTTVASYGNRLYLPNARFSTPPTPETTYTAVAIPKP; encoded by the coding sequence ATGATCCGACGTAATGTCCTGACCGGCTTCGCCGCGCTGGGGATCGCCGCCGCGGTCGGTACCCCGGAGAAGGCGAGCGCGCACTCCGGCAGGCTGTTCCCCGACACGTTCGACCTGCCCGACGGTTGGATGCCGGAGGGGATCACGATCGGCGAGCTGCCGTTCGCGTACTTCGGTTCCCGGGCCGACGGCTCGATCTACCGGGTCAACCTGGCCACCGGCAAGGGTCGGGTCCTCAGCCAGGGGCCGGGGGCGGGCTTCCCGTCGATCGGGCTGAAGCTGGACGGCAGGGGCCGGCTCTTCGTCGCCGGTGGTACGGCCGGCACCGGCCGGATCGTGGACGCCTGGAGCGGCCGGCTGCTCGCCGACCTCAGCTTCACCACCGGCACCAGCTTCGTCAACGACGTGGTGCTGACCCCGCACTCGGCGTACTTCACCGACTCGCAGAACCCGGTGCTGTACGTCGTGTCGACCGGCCGGCGGGCGACGGTCCGCAACCTGCCGCTGACCGGGGACATCGTCTACACCACCGGGAACAACGCCAACGGCATCTGCCGGACACCGGACGGCCGGGCGCTGCTGGTGGTGCAGTCCAACACCGGGCTGCTGTTCCGGGTGGACCCCTCCTCCGGGGTGGCCCGGCAGGTGGACCTGGGCGGGGAACTCCTCACCAACGGCGACGGGCTGCTGCTGGAGGGCCGCACGCTCTACGCCGTGCTGAACCGGCTCAACACGGTGGCCGTACTCCGGATGTCGTCGGACGGTCGCTCGGGGCGGATCGTCGCCCGGTTGACCGATCCCCGGTTCGACATCCCGACCACGGTCGCCTCGTACGGCAACCGGCTCTATCTGCCGAACGCGCGGTTCAGCACCCCGCCGACGCCGGAGACCACCTACACGGCGGTGGCCATCCCGAAGCCGTAG